One segment of Pandoraea pnomenusa DNA contains the following:
- a CDS encoding glycosyltransferase family 9 protein has protein sequence MASLVAAQDYEGAEPLLREAVAEGVAPMSVWRLLAMVLRAQGKTREGCDVLDMLARQVPGDLANRFDLAEALLLLGDFERGWREYRYRYSLEHTQSIERKVQRPRWDGQPIPGKTLLIHDEQGYGDTFQFMRMARWARERSQARVIFEVNAEALSIAKRMWGDEDIVARGSLTEAFDLHCELMSLPMAMGLRLDDLPGEMPYLSADPARVALWRERLADVPRPWVALVWAGRPEHVNDHNRSMTLAQLAPLGASGASFLSIQKGPASAQASAPPDGMQVVVLGDEIRDFEDTAAILQLADLLISVDSSPVHLAGAMGRPVWVLLPFVPDWRWLEGRDDSPWYPGMRLFRQTARAEWTPVVEKMARALDAFVAASRETAHDDHAR, from the coding sequence ATCGCGTCGTTGGTCGCGGCGCAGGATTACGAAGGCGCGGAGCCATTGCTGCGCGAAGCCGTGGCCGAGGGCGTTGCGCCGATGTCGGTCTGGCGTCTGCTGGCGATGGTGCTGCGAGCGCAAGGCAAGACGCGTGAAGGTTGCGACGTGCTCGACATGCTCGCGCGTCAGGTACCGGGCGATTTGGCCAACCGGTTCGATCTCGCCGAGGCGTTGCTGCTGCTCGGCGACTTCGAGCGCGGCTGGCGCGAGTATCGGTATCGCTACAGTCTCGAGCACACACAGTCGATCGAGCGCAAGGTGCAGCGGCCTCGATGGGACGGACAGCCGATTCCCGGCAAGACGCTCCTCATTCACGACGAACAGGGATACGGGGATACCTTCCAGTTCATGCGCATGGCGCGCTGGGCGCGCGAGCGCAGTCAGGCGCGTGTGATTTTCGAGGTCAATGCCGAGGCGCTGTCCATTGCGAAGCGGATGTGGGGTGACGAGGATATCGTCGCGCGTGGCTCGCTGACCGAAGCGTTCGACCTGCATTGCGAACTGATGAGCCTGCCCATGGCAATGGGGCTTCGGCTCGACGATCTTCCGGGCGAGATGCCGTATCTGAGCGCCGATCCGGCGCGCGTGGCCCTCTGGCGCGAGCGTCTCGCCGACGTGCCCAGGCCGTGGGTCGCCCTCGTCTGGGCCGGGCGTCCCGAGCATGTGAACGACCACAATCGCTCAATGACGCTCGCGCAACTGGCGCCGTTGGGCGCATCCGGTGCGTCCTTTCTCTCGATTCAGAAGGGACCGGCGAGCGCGCAGGCGAGTGCTCCGCCCGACGGCATGCAGGTCGTTGTGCTCGGCGACGAGATTCGCGATTTCGAGGACACCGCCGCCATTCTCCAGTTGGCCGATCTGCTGATCTCCGTCGATTCGTCGCCCGTGCATCTGGCCGGTGCGATGGGACGCCCCGTGTGGGTGCTGCTGCCGTTCGTACCCGACTGGCGATGGCTGGAAGGGCGCGACGATTCTCCCTGGTATCCAGGGATGCGCCTGTTTCGCCAGACGGCGCGTGCCGAGTGGACGCCCGTCGTCGAGAAGATGGCGCGTGCGCTCGACGCCTTCGTGGCCGCATCGCGCGAGACGGCGCATGACGACCATGCGCGCTGA
- a CDS encoding NAD(P)H-binding protein, protein MYTVMGITGRVGGVIGHDLLAAGRPLRAIVQDPVKSSRWATLGSEIAVAEHGDVDALTNAFRGSEAVFVMLPPNADPEPDFSHARHLIDAIRQALAATRPRRVVCLSSIGADSEVPSLLSALHMFETAMVSLHLPVTFLRPAWLMENFAWDIAPARERGELPSYLAPVDRAIPMVSTSDVGHFAARAMQEDFDDERVWEIEGPQRYSPDDIAAALARALVRDVSAEAVPRAGWDPLFRAQGMRNPLPRIQMLDGFNNGTFQFRDDGKHTLRGEVTLLEAITALVREA, encoded by the coding sequence ATGTACACCGTAATGGGTATCACGGGACGAGTCGGCGGAGTGATCGGACACGATCTGCTGGCGGCCGGCCGGCCGCTGCGGGCGATTGTTCAGGATCCCGTCAAATCCAGTCGATGGGCAACGCTGGGCAGCGAGATCGCAGTGGCCGAGCATGGCGACGTCGACGCCCTCACGAACGCATTTCGCGGCAGCGAGGCGGTGTTCGTGATGCTGCCGCCGAACGCCGATCCGGAGCCGGACTTCTCTCACGCACGACATCTGATCGACGCCATTCGCCAAGCGCTGGCCGCCACGCGCCCCAGGCGTGTGGTCTGCCTCTCGAGCATCGGGGCGGACAGCGAGGTGCCGAGCCTGCTCTCGGCGCTGCACATGTTCGAGACGGCCATGGTGTCGCTGCACCTGCCCGTCACCTTCCTGCGCCCCGCCTGGCTGATGGAGAATTTCGCTTGGGACATCGCGCCCGCGCGAGAACGCGGCGAGCTGCCGAGCTATCTCGCGCCGGTGGATCGGGCGATACCGATGGTGTCGACGAGCGACGTCGGTCATTTCGCTGCCCGCGCCATGCAGGAGGATTTCGACGACGAACGCGTTTGGGAGATCGAAGGGCCTCAGCGATACTCTCCCGACGACATCGCCGCGGCACTGGCCCGTGCGCTGGTGCGCGACGTGAGCGCCGAGGCCGTGCCGCGTGCCGGCTGGGACCCACTCTTCCGTGCGCAGGGCATGCGCAATCCGCTGCCGCGCATCCAAATGCTCGATGGCTTCAACAACGGCACCTTTCAGTTTCGCGACGACGGGAAACACACGCTGCGTGGCGAGGTGACGCTTCTCGAAGCGATCACCGCGCTGGTGCGAGAGGCCTGA
- a CDS encoding AraC family transcriptional regulator, which translates to MEASQIPPLMSLSESPLAKYQPNDRLDGPPVWAFGGHDNERSLFRIGTRELDWHSHLRGQLFCIHSGLVHVHTPLGAWVLPPYRAGWIPPGMTHRVSLTGVVSGWIVLVAPSAATGLPRTPCVVGVSELLAALVKRAVSWAMRDTLTDAEMRLAQVLVDEIQRAPEQALGLPMPTDARAIRVARAVLDDLGAHTSLDSLARQSGVSARTARRLFVTETGMGFTQWRQQARLVSALDRLANGEAVGAVADSLGYSTPSNFIAMFRRAFGESPGRYFRQVGPQTRWDDEGEEGVA; encoded by the coding sequence ATGGAGGCTAGCCAAATCCCCCCCCTGATGTCGCTGTCGGAATCGCCGCTCGCCAAATACCAGCCGAACGACCGCCTTGACGGGCCGCCGGTCTGGGCGTTCGGTGGCCACGACAACGAGCGGAGTCTGTTCCGGATCGGCACGCGGGAGCTCGACTGGCATTCCCATTTGCGGGGGCAGCTCTTCTGCATTCACTCGGGCCTGGTCCACGTTCACACGCCGCTCGGGGCCTGGGTGCTGCCGCCGTATCGCGCCGGATGGATACCGCCGGGCATGACGCACCGCGTATCGCTCACCGGCGTGGTCAGCGGATGGATCGTGCTCGTGGCGCCCAGCGCGGCGACCGGCCTGCCACGGACGCCATGTGTTGTCGGCGTTTCGGAGCTGTTGGCGGCACTGGTCAAACGGGCGGTGTCGTGGGCGATGCGAGATACGCTTACGGATGCGGAAATGCGTCTTGCGCAGGTGCTCGTCGACGAGATTCAACGCGCGCCCGAGCAGGCGCTCGGGTTGCCGATGCCGACCGATGCCCGGGCGATACGCGTGGCGCGCGCGGTGCTCGACGATCTTGGCGCGCATACGTCGCTCGATTCGCTCGCCCGGCAGTCGGGAGTGTCGGCGCGCACGGCAAGACGGCTTTTCGTGACGGAGACGGGCATGGGCTTCACGCAGTGGCGCCAGCAGGCGCGGCTGGTGAGTGCGCTGGATCGACTCGCCAATGGCGAGGCCGTCGGCGCGGTCGCCGATTCGCTCGGCTATTCCACACCGAGCAACTTCATTGCGATGTTCCGGCGGGCCTTCGGCGAGTCGCCCGGACGTTATTTCCGTCAGGTGGGGCCGCAGACGCGGTGGGACGATGAAGGCGAGGAGGGTGTGGCATGA
- a CDS encoding esterase produces the protein MTTMRAEAWIGACAVAAAALSGCASLDRDAHAQALAGPAGLHRETVQGGAFVLTAFVRIARADAPVRIYIEGDGLAWLSRTEPSPDPTPVAATGLALAAADTSPNVVYLARPCQFTPMARNPACNVAYWTGKRFAPEVVDAMNDAVGRIAARVPGQRLGLVGFSGGGAIAALIAARRHDVVSLRTVAGNLDVAYVNRIHGVSPMPASLNPIDEAARLSGVAQVHFSSAQDTVVPPEVAKRFAAAVGGRCVRTLVVNGVAHDGDWAARWPALLARTPACAESP, from the coding sequence ATGACGACCATGCGCGCTGAAGCCTGGATCGGCGCGTGCGCTGTCGCGGCGGCCGCGCTCTCGGGCTGCGCCAGCCTTGATCGGGACGCGCATGCGCAGGCGCTGGCCGGCCCCGCAGGACTGCATCGGGAAACGGTGCAGGGCGGAGCATTCGTGCTGACCGCGTTTGTGCGTATCGCGCGCGCCGACGCGCCGGTGCGCATCTATATCGAGGGGGACGGTCTGGCCTGGTTGTCGCGCACCGAGCCGTCGCCCGACCCAACGCCTGTCGCGGCAACCGGACTCGCCCTGGCCGCCGCGGATACGTCACCGAACGTGGTCTATCTCGCTCGCCCCTGTCAGTTCACGCCAATGGCTCGAAACCCGGCGTGCAACGTGGCGTACTGGACCGGCAAGCGGTTCGCGCCGGAAGTGGTCGACGCGATGAACGACGCCGTTGGTCGCATCGCCGCGCGCGTGCCCGGACAGCGTCTGGGCCTCGTCGGCTTTTCAGGCGGCGGCGCGATTGCCGCACTCATTGCCGCGCGCCGCCACGACGTCGTATCGCTGCGCACGGTGGCGGGCAATCTCGACGTGGCATATGTCAATCGAATCCACGGCGTGTCGCCGATGCCAGCATCGCTCAATCCAATCGATGAGGCCGCACGTCTGTCGGGCGTCGCGCAGGTGCACTTCAGCAGCGCACAGGACACGGTCGTGCCACCGGAGGTCGCGAAGCGCTTCGCTGCCGCGGTCGGCGGCCGGTGCGTCCGCACGTTGGTGGTCAACGGCGTGGCGCATGACGGCGATTGGGCGGCGCGCTGGCCGGCGTTGCTCGCGCGGACGCCCGCATGCGCGGAATCGCCTTGA
- a CDS encoding FAD-dependent oxidoreductase, producing the protein MTALHVNIIGAGLGGLCLAQGLRRAGIAFDVYERDASSDARFQGYRLRIDADGLDALAECLPDEALVRIRERAAVARSGGRFVTPQLDDADVVLPPSWHEARANAGLPSPSDQGRRRRGAAGKAARHLPRTDHIPGDLSVHRQTLREILLDGIRERVHFGKSFARTTSTPDGQRVAHFDDGSRSRAGLVVAADGSHSRVRESVLPGMAPRDTGNVCCYGLTPLTTAMLVLMDRHGEATVMEGSTVVFADGFAVVIEAMLFRRPDSERAQAPLPGPERMPLSPVPDYLYWAFIGPASTLLGASRTNGANGANGANVQSDETLTLARIDALTDAWHPHLRSLFTYASPDTIRTLPVRSTTSPLPWQIDGVTGLGDAVHTMSPAGGLGANTALRDAARLTTWLHDVARGRASLARAISRYERDMCERAQEAVRLADAGAALLNGRRHPPQATQPAPADAIHL; encoded by the coding sequence ATGACCGCCTTGCATGTCAACATCATCGGCGCGGGCCTTGGCGGCCTGTGCCTTGCCCAGGGCCTGCGCCGGGCAGGAATCGCCTTCGACGTCTACGAGCGCGACGCCTCATCCGACGCCCGCTTCCAGGGCTATCGTCTGCGCATCGACGCCGACGGCCTCGACGCCCTCGCCGAATGCTTGCCGGACGAAGCCCTCGTGCGCATCCGCGAGCGCGCCGCCGTGGCGCGGTCCGGCGGCCGCTTCGTCACGCCGCAGCTCGACGATGCCGACGTCGTTCTTCCACCCAGTTGGCACGAGGCCCGGGCGAATGCCGGCTTGCCTTCGCCAAGCGACCAGGGTCGCCGCCGCCGCGGCGCCGCAGGCAAGGCGGCGCGGCACCTGCCCCGGACCGACCACATTCCGGGCGACCTCAGCGTGCATCGACAGACGCTGCGGGAAATTCTGCTCGACGGCATTCGCGAGCGCGTCCATTTCGGAAAATCGTTTGCCCGCACGACCTCAACCCCGGACGGCCAACGCGTTGCGCATTTCGACGACGGTTCGCGCAGCCGCGCCGGTCTCGTGGTTGCCGCCGACGGCAGCCATTCGCGCGTGCGCGAATCCGTGCTGCCCGGCATGGCGCCTCGCGACACCGGCAACGTGTGCTGTTACGGCCTGACGCCGCTCACGACCGCGATGCTCGTGCTCATGGACCGTCACGGCGAGGCGACCGTGATGGAGGGAAGCACCGTGGTGTTTGCCGACGGCTTCGCCGTCGTGATCGAGGCGATGCTCTTTCGCCGCCCCGACAGCGAGCGTGCGCAGGCGCCGCTGCCCGGGCCGGAACGCATGCCGCTCTCACCCGTGCCGGACTATCTGTACTGGGCCTTCATCGGTCCGGCGTCGACGCTGCTCGGCGCGTCGCGCACGAACGGTGCGAACGGTGCGAACGGGGCGAACGTCCAATCCGACGAAACGCTCACGCTTGCGCGCATCGACGCGCTGACCGATGCGTGGCATCCGCATCTGCGTTCGCTTTTCACGTACGCCTCGCCCGACACGATCCGTACGCTGCCGGTACGCAGCACGACAAGCCCGCTGCCATGGCAGATCGACGGCGTGACGGGGCTGGGCGACGCCGTGCACACGATGAGCCCCGCAGGCGGTCTCGGCGCGAATACGGCACTGCGCGATGCCGCCCGGCTCACGACATGGCTGCACGACGTTGCACGAGGGCGCGCCTCGCTTGCCCGCGCCATTTCGCGATACGAGCGCGACATGTGCGAGCGCGCACAGGAGGCCGTGCGACTGGCCGACGCGGGCGCCGCCTTGCTCAACGGTCGCCGTCATCCCCCGCAAGCAACCCAGCCAGCCCCGGCCGACGCGATCCATCTGTGA